One window from the genome of Dyadobacter sp. CECT 9275 encodes:
- a CDS encoding helix-turn-helix domain-containing protein — protein MSNNEENTTKLTTDSGQKLFQEKLGAYLSRLRKASGYDNAYDFAIAINITESQYGAYERGERDIRLSTLRKILLGNNINLEDLLLPNSIDGDKIDSALIIKGNERRMEQVRKQVEIQNGKADSIALGENDIDRIIKILIYCIRPRSKKDILDKLMLSNTVNNFNRVAGLVEKNQWIAKTTPESPNNPKQQYYTTENGKRILNMMN, from the coding sequence ATGTCAAATAATGAAGAAAACACAACTAAGCTAACCACAGATTCAGGCCAAAAATTGTTCCAAGAAAAACTTGGAGCTTACCTCTCTCGGCTTCGAAAAGCTTCTGGCTACGACAATGCATACGACTTCGCAATAGCGATAAATATTACTGAATCTCAATATGGGGCTTACGAACGCGGAGAAAGAGATATTCGCCTTAGCACTCTGCGGAAAATACTTCTTGGCAACAACATTAACTTAGAAGATTTGCTATTACCGAATAGCATTGATGGAGATAAAATAGACTCGGCCTTAATAATCAAAGGAAACGAGAGGAGAATGGAACAAGTAAGAAAACAAGTAGAAATTCAAAATGGTAAAGCTGATAGCATCGCACTCGGTGAAAACGATATAGATCGTATCATTAAGATTTTAATTTATTGCATAAGACCGCGTAGCAAAAAAGATATTTTGGATAAGCTTATGCTATCCAATACGGTCAATAATTTTAACCGAGTTGCTGGATTGGTAGAGAAAAATCAGTGGATTGCGAAAACTACTCCAGAAAGTCCAAACAATCCTAAACAACAATATTACACCACCGAAAATGGAAAACGTATTTTAAATATGATGAATTAA
- a CDS encoding alpha/beta fold hydrolase codes for MLKIFLFLLFAIMMAGCGSDNNTNQRSTDGTKAYQVGYQVISFFDSSRTYRPNVDQSDPLYFRPIDIDLSYPTSQVGSDSTLRFGYFLKLLEDPANLYSAPQKFDSLPITIAKSFCDGFGCSQPNLLLQHRTNTFNAAKPIPKQFPLILYFASFGSMGYENYLLFESLARQGYIVAAVNSIGRYPGDMTMKNADLMEQVRDADQILNRLNRLKRYNMIDATNIGVLGYSWGGLAGALWAMQPRGVKAIVSLDGSEVHHYGYSGSEDQDFEETINTPFFKKAALSVPYLRLESNPEPKTLNKDSTYNFLSKINATRQVTKIDSAGHQDFSSLATVVRSSGKCDLPEVYRTISTLTISHFEKYLKATHNSTR; via the coding sequence ATGCTGAAAATATTTCTCTTTCTGCTATTCGCCATAATGATGGCAGGATGTGGCTCGGACAACAATACCAACCAACGATCGACGGACGGTACAAAAGCTTATCAAGTTGGATATCAGGTTATATCTTTTTTCGATAGTTCCAGAACTTACAGACCAAACGTTGACCAGAGCGACCCTTTATATTTTCGACCGATTGACATTGATCTATCGTATCCTACTTCTCAAGTTGGCTCTGATTCCACACTACGATTTGGGTACTTTCTGAAATTACTCGAAGACCCGGCAAATTTATACAGTGCTCCCCAAAAGTTTGACAGTTTACCAATTACCATTGCTAAGTCATTCTGCGATGGGTTCGGCTGCTCACAGCCTAACCTTTTATTACAACATAGAACCAATACCTTTAATGCAGCGAAACCGATACCTAAACAATTCCCACTGATTTTATACTTTGCAAGTTTCGGCTCGATGGGTTACGAAAATTATCTACTATTTGAATCTTTGGCTCGTCAGGGCTACATTGTTGCCGCCGTTAATTCAATCGGTCGTTATCCCGGAGACATGACTATGAAGAATGCTGACTTGATGGAACAAGTAAGAGACGCTGATCAGATATTGAATCGATTGAATCGATTGAAACGTTATAACATGATAGACGCGACGAACATAGGGGTACTAGGTTATAGTTGGGGAGGGTTGGCCGGTGCACTCTGGGCTATGCAACCTCGCGGAGTAAAAGCTATCGTTTCATTGGACGGCTCTGAGGTTCACCATTATGGCTATTCCGGGTCAGAGGATCAAGATTTTGAGGAGACTATCAATACCCCATTTTTCAAGAAGGCTGCCTTGTCTGTACCTTACTTACGTTTAGAGAGTAACCCAGAGCCCAAGACTTTAAACAAGGATTCTACGTATAATTTTTTGAGCAAGATAAATGCGACAAGGCAGGTGACAAAAATTGACTCTGCTGGACATCAGGATTTTTCTTCGTTAGCAACGGTTGTAAGATCGTCAGGCAAATGTGATCTTCCCGAAGTATATCGTACCATCTCTACACTTACTATTTCACATTTTGAAAAGTATCTAAAGGCAACGCACAACTCGACAAGATAA
- a CDS encoding relaxase/mobilization nuclease domain-containing protein codes for MIGQVKLGNYAKRIIEYCYYDKHLTPQQRKMVGPDDVRGELVYIQHLALQKLPDGRFDIDNLIKQFLDNRDKNTKLNKFVWHQSFSFPPGENPGDDKIRQITAEFAKDFGFEENQMLVFRHTDTMHSHFHLVANRINYNGKNTADHFNNYARTGKFCRRIELELGLSITPEMHLTDANRQENRQTNKAVLRLKEMIDQHLPAVKSVEELKSQLEKQGYKTYLGRGIAFMNIKNGMKLKGSQIGREYSLANLEKRLGQPVQIELKQDLSKDVKKEKKQGLRIG; via the coding sequence ATGATCGGGCAAGTGAAACTGGGCAATTACGCAAAACGGATCATTGAGTATTGCTATTACGACAAACACCTCACACCACAGCAGCGTAAGATGGTTGGGCCGGACGATGTTCGCGGGGAGCTGGTTTACATCCAGCACCTCGCACTTCAAAAACTGCCTGATGGAAGATTTGATATTGATAATCTGATCAAGCAATTTTTAGACAACCGTGACAAGAATACAAAGCTCAATAAATTTGTATGGCACCAGTCCTTTAGCTTTCCGCCCGGTGAGAATCCGGGTGATGATAAGATCAGACAGATCACTGCCGAATTTGCGAAAGACTTCGGGTTCGAGGAGAACCAGATGCTGGTATTTAGACATACGGACACGATGCATTCGCATTTCCATTTGGTCGCCAATCGTATTAACTATAATGGTAAAAACACGGCGGATCATTTCAATAATTATGCTCGAACTGGAAAATTCTGTCGTAGAATAGAGTTGGAACTGGGCTTGTCTATCACGCCAGAAATGCATCTGACAGATGCGAACAGACAGGAAAACAGACAAACTAACAAAGCGGTCCTTCGACTAAAAGAAATGATCGATCAGCATCTGCCTGCTGTCAAGAGTGTGGAAGAGCTGAAGTCACAGCTTGAAAAACAGGGATACAAAACCTATCTGGGCAGAGGGATTGCTTTCATGAACATCAAAAATGGTATGAAACTCAAGGGATCACAGATCGGCAGGGAGTATTCTCTGGCTAATCTGGAAAAACGGTTAGGGCAACCCGTGCAGATTGAGCTGAAACAGGATTTGAGCAAGGATGTGAAAAAAGAGAAAAAACAGGGTCTAAGAATTGGTTGA
- a CDS encoding P-loop NTPase family protein, producing MKRKFHYVLQAKGGVGKSLFTYLKALSERDGSSLFVDVDHSTKTSTRQLKFLGDSRMETLSLIGKRDMIVRDIFIGYVESLVNAPFDEIFMDFGAPESEQFPSLLSRDLNFKTWCDRLGNEAIFHIIIAGGGAYRACVEYLEKMIQVTQGRFRVIVWQNINTFSQFPKLALELSDNCTRFGLELRQFGDFDADTLLGNQILDGIRNGYSLDEYPFGAQICLETELENNFNDEPGQ from the coding sequence ATGAAACGCAAATTCCATTATGTCCTGCAAGCCAAGGGCGGTGTAGGCAAAAGTCTTTTTACCTATTTAAAAGCGCTTTCTGAGAGGGACGGATCTTCCCTGTTTGTCGATGTCGATCATTCTACAAAGACATCTACCCGTCAACTAAAATTTCTGGGAGACTCCAGGATGGAAACCCTTTCGTTGATCGGGAAACGCGATATGATCGTCCGGGACATTTTCATCGGCTACGTAGAAAGCCTTGTAAATGCTCCCTTTGATGAAATCTTTATGGATTTCGGAGCTCCGGAAAGCGAACAGTTCCCTTCTCTGCTTTCCAGGGATCTGAATTTTAAAACCTGGTGTGACAGGCTGGGCAATGAAGCTATTTTTCATATCATCATCGCAGGTGGTGGTGCTTACCGTGCGTGTGTTGAATACCTTGAAAAAATGATACAGGTAACACAGGGAAGGTTCAGGGTCATTGTCTGGCAGAACATCAACACCTTCAGCCAGTTTCCCAAGCTAGCCCTCGAGCTGTCTGACAACTGCACCAGGTTTGGTCTTGAACTACGGCAGTTCGGCGACTTTGATGCCGATACGCTTCTGGGTAACCAGATACTGGATGGAATCAGAAACGGTTACAGCCTTGATGAATATCCATTTGGAGCACAGATATGCCTGGAAACGGAACTTGAAAATAATTTCAATGATGAACCAGGTCAGTAA
- a CDS encoding helix-turn-helix domain-containing protein: MHVEMITREDLHQFKTELLTELKTILTAAKPGPQGKWLKSAQVRALLNISPGTLLNLRVNGHLRYTKVGGIFYYQYQDIELMLAKDPSKKR, translated from the coding sequence ATGCATGTAGAGATGATCACGAGGGAAGACTTGCACCAGTTTAAAACTGAACTTCTTACCGAATTAAAAACCATTCTAACGGCAGCTAAACCTGGTCCGCAAGGCAAATGGCTAAAAAGCGCCCAGGTGCGTGCGCTTTTAAACATATCACCAGGAACGCTACTGAACCTGCGGGTCAACGGTCATCTGCGTTACACCAAAGTGGGCGGCATTTTTTACTACCAGTATCAGGATATTGAGCTTATGCTGGCAAAAGACCCTTCTAAAAAACGGTAG
- a CDS encoding antirestriction protein ArdA, producing the protein MKNSKNTPKIYVGTYGMYNSGSLFGKWFDLSDYSDAQEFYKDCYEYHRNEFLSSGCRPELMFQDWEYIPAFMISESSLHQDTFKYFEAVSEMDDDRAEAFEIYCSDIISWPANGNELEETLEGFEEAYQGYYGGAFKDPKTEFTYQYVEDTGMLSGVPETLERYFDYEAFGRDLFLEGYTEYNGHVFIDI; encoded by the coding sequence ATGAAAAATTCAAAAAACACTCCAAAGATTTACGTAGGAACTTACGGAATGTACAATTCCGGATCGCTTTTCGGAAAGTGGTTTGATCTTTCAGACTACTCAGATGCACAGGAATTTTATAAAGACTGTTATGAATACCACCGCAATGAGTTCCTCAGCAGCGGCTGCCGGCCAGAGTTAATGTTCCAGGACTGGGAATATATTCCAGCTTTTATGATCTCAGAAAGCAGTTTACATCAGGACACATTCAAGTACTTTGAAGCAGTCTCTGAAATGGATGATGACAGAGCTGAAGCTTTTGAGATTTACTGCTCAGACATTATATCCTGGCCAGCCAACGGAAACGAACTGGAAGAAACACTGGAAGGTTTTGAAGAGGCCTATCAGGGATATTATGGAGGGGCTTTTAAAGATCCGAAAACAGAATTTACCTATCAATATGTAGAAGATACCGGAATGCTTTCGGGAGTACCGGAAACTCTTGAAAGATATTTTGACTATGAAGCCTTCGGAAGGGATCTATTCCTGGAAGGATATACCGAATACAACGGTCATGTTTTTATCGACATTTAA
- a CDS encoding McrC family protein: protein MYKILPYFEHFNGKIDGASTILISEMYQYNFLKKRGEQNCYTIIKKDGEHHCTLSYFVGVDWVVENEIALYVAPKLNKSTGETDYLKMLFTALKHPDIAIHTDELFEIKFEAPYIEISQQQDLLTPLLIVQFLRVTQQIVRKGLKKSYYKVTKNLQSKVKGKVMVGPTIKHNVLKNKPLHTFCSYEEFGVSGLENRLLKKALMFVQQYLPSLKITHSTEYALTLLNYIIPGFGAVNEDIKLAEVKHSKINSFYKEYTEATSLARLILKRFGYNITNAHQTQVVKTPPFWIDMSKLFELYVFGLLKDRFRDVSMINYQFGNRGSKLDFILNSTQFKMVVDAKYKTKYRNGVDHLDIRQVSGYARLEKVYSALDIQEGILIDCLIIYPDQENGLVELPTDLKGTAIKDYVGVYKVGVKLPILDIL from the coding sequence ATGTATAAAATCTTACCTTACTTCGAGCATTTCAATGGTAAAATAGACGGTGCATCTACTATTTTGATATCTGAAATGTATCAATACAATTTTCTAAAAAAAAGAGGAGAACAAAATTGCTATACAATTATAAAGAAGGATGGGGAGCATCATTGTACCCTTTCTTACTTTGTTGGTGTTGACTGGGTAGTGGAAAATGAAATAGCACTATACGTCGCTCCTAAGTTGAACAAATCCACTGGAGAAACTGATTATTTGAAAATGCTTTTTACAGCATTGAAGCATCCGGATATAGCAATACATACCGACGAACTTTTTGAAATTAAGTTTGAAGCGCCATACATTGAAATATCTCAGCAGCAGGATTTATTGACGCCTCTGTTGATTGTGCAATTTCTGAGAGTTACCCAGCAAATAGTCAGGAAAGGGCTTAAAAAATCCTATTACAAGGTCACCAAAAATTTGCAATCCAAGGTAAAAGGCAAGGTAATGGTAGGACCGACTATTAAACACAATGTTCTAAAAAACAAACCTTTGCATACATTTTGTTCTTATGAGGAATTTGGCGTAAGCGGGCTAGAAAATCGACTTTTGAAGAAGGCACTAATGTTCGTTCAACAGTATTTGCCCTCATTGAAAATCACTCATTCTACGGAGTATGCATTGACGCTTCTTAATTACATCATACCTGGATTTGGAGCAGTCAACGAAGATATTAAACTGGCCGAAGTCAAACATTCGAAAATTAATTCCTTTTACAAAGAATACACTGAAGCTACCTCCCTAGCTCGTCTAATCCTGAAAAGATTTGGCTACAATATTACGAATGCTCATCAAACCCAGGTGGTAAAAACACCGCCCTTTTGGATTGATATGAGTAAGCTGTTTGAGCTATACGTTTTCGGATTGTTGAAAGACCGGTTCCGCGATGTAAGTATGATAAATTATCAATTCGGCAATAGAGGTAGCAAGCTCGATTTCATTTTAAATTCAACACAGTTCAAAATGGTGGTTGATGCCAAATACAAAACTAAATACCGGAATGGTGTTGACCATCTCGACATCCGACAGGTCAGCGGATATGCGAGGCTGGAAAAAGTGTACAGTGCCTTGGATATACAAGAAGGTATATTGATTGATTGCCTAATCATTTATCCTGATCAAGAAAATGGGTTGGTGGAACTACCCACAGATCTGAAAGGCACTGCTATTAAGGATTATGTTGGTGTTTACAAAGTTGGTGTGAAATTGCCTATACTTGATATATTATAA
- a CDS encoding AAA family ATPase produces MPKFYVCSAGRQFQSYAKENFERIIANSAYILDETAEQKGPYHEIQPGSILLLKYNGLLVAYGKAIRSVKQENDSWNLWILVEKWFLKSKDDNEQGVPYDGIKQSAITRSNYSAIKEVSIDFGWQKLQEIDDTSTLYEEVKNSSLFEGAGNDMKDIIKLLEYKKQIILQGPPGTGKTYTAKEIARQLISTDSGGRQVLPDADDVKTLLSDGEHVPMRNSDKSIRVAELSDRSVKVSYREGKFFSLKFNRIADCIASGNFTRRGGDAYLHALSEYILKKWLQKNKRGEYVETSSSQIRLIQFHPAYSYEDFVRGITAKTSGSSVEYRTENRILAEFASQALENYEDSQKEVKTLSREIWIKEQVNLFADSVQEIIDKNGKYPINDKVSIFEVDKNAFRYVGDSWAVDNKQRMKFSDLIISYLNNAKNRQDIKAINEISGRAKQHASYDFKVLEKLRGFLPTEPTFENSSTKVDEKQYILIIDEINRANLPAVLGELIYALEYRGEPVESTYDLDGDRTLILPPNLYIIGTMNTADRSAGHIDYAIRRRFAFVDVLPSPVHVHAAAKNLFKQVSELFVRDYDLIDWQDPKPMRSQYVATDFRPEDIWIGHSYFMSDKQDDEGVKADLEIRLKYEILPLLKEYLKDGILLPETEELMKELHV; encoded by the coding sequence ATGCCAAAATTCTACGTTTGCAGCGCAGGGAGGCAATTCCAAAGCTACGCCAAAGAAAACTTCGAAAGAATAATTGCTAATTCGGCTTATATTCTGGATGAGACGGCTGAGCAGAAAGGTCCTTATCATGAAATTCAGCCGGGAAGTATTCTCTTGTTGAAATATAACGGACTCCTTGTGGCATATGGTAAGGCAATCAGGTCGGTAAAGCAGGAAAATGATTCTTGGAATCTATGGATTTTAGTAGAAAAGTGGTTTTTAAAGAGCAAAGATGATAATGAACAAGGCGTTCCATATGATGGAATAAAGCAATCTGCCATAACACGATCAAATTATAGTGCAATAAAAGAAGTCAGCATTGATTTCGGTTGGCAAAAGCTGCAAGAAATAGACGATACATCTACGCTTTACGAAGAAGTTAAAAACAGCTCTCTTTTTGAAGGAGCAGGGAACGATATGAAGGACATCATAAAATTACTTGAATACAAAAAGCAGATCATTTTGCAGGGACCTCCTGGAACAGGAAAGACGTATACCGCGAAAGAAATCGCCAGGCAGCTAATCTCAACAGATTCTGGTGGACGCCAAGTTTTGCCTGATGCAGATGATGTGAAGACGTTACTTTCTGACGGCGAGCATGTGCCGATGCGGAATTCCGATAAATCTATTCGAGTTGCAGAGCTATCTGATAGGAGCGTCAAAGTAAGTTATCGCGAGGGGAAATTCTTTTCGCTAAAGTTTAACCGTATTGCTGACTGCATTGCTTCCGGAAATTTTACACGCAGGGGCGGGGATGCATACTTGCATGCACTTTCCGAATACATATTAAAAAAATGGTTGCAAAAAAATAAGCGTGGCGAGTACGTAGAAACTTCGTCGTCGCAGATACGGCTCATTCAGTTTCATCCTGCTTATTCATACGAAGATTTTGTTCGGGGAATTACTGCCAAGACTTCAGGCTCATCAGTTGAATATCGGACCGAGAATCGGATATTAGCAGAGTTTGCAAGCCAGGCATTGGAAAACTACGAGGATTCGCAAAAAGAGGTCAAAACGCTTTCAAGAGAAATATGGATTAAGGAGCAAGTGAATTTGTTTGCTGATTCAGTTCAAGAAATCATTGATAAAAATGGCAAGTATCCTATAAATGATAAGGTTTCAATCTTTGAAGTTGATAAGAATGCGTTTCGATATGTGGGCGATTCCTGGGCTGTTGATAATAAACAGAGAATGAAATTTTCTGATTTGATTATCTCATATTTAAATAATGCAAAAAACAGGCAAGACATTAAAGCAATAAATGAAATTTCCGGAAGAGCCAAACAGCACGCGAGCTATGATTTTAAGGTGCTAGAGAAACTGCGTGGTTTTCTACCAACAGAGCCAACCTTTGAAAATTCGTCAACAAAAGTTGATGAAAAGCAGTACATTCTAATAATAGATGAGATAAACCGCGCAAATCTGCCAGCCGTCCTCGGTGAACTGATTTATGCTTTGGAATATCGTGGTGAGCCAGTGGAAAGCACATATGATCTCGACGGCGATAGAACTTTAATTTTGCCTCCCAATCTTTATATCATTGGCACGATGAATACAGCCGACAGGAGTGCTGGTCATATTGATTACGCAATTCGGCGGAGGTTTGCATTTGTGGATGTCCTTCCATCTCCCGTGCATGTACATGCGGCTGCCAAGAATCTTTTCAAGCAAGTTTCTGAATTGTTTGTAAGGGATTACGATTTGATCGATTGGCAAGATCCCAAACCGATGAGATCGCAGTATGTTGCAACAGATTTTCGTCCAGAGGATATCTGGATCGGCCACAGCTACTTTATGTCTGACAAGCAAGATGACGAAGGGGTAAAAGCTGACCTCGAGATCAGACTCAAATATGAAATCCTCCCATTGTTGAAAGAGTACTTAAAAGATGGTATTCTGTTGCCTGAGACTGAGGAGTTAATGAAGGAGCTACATGTATAA
- a CDS encoding type I restriction endonuclease subunit R, which translates to MPSQTNEAALESAIEKKLTGTTLEEYLKPISSLPTLQERRPLYRSGQGYYLGLPGDFNARYAVDEVRLWDFLETTQKDELTKLQKQSDWKLKILERLDRMLKKKGIISILRKGLDVEDAHFTFLYVLPLASSSEAIKQKFESNQFSVTRQVRYSLTKPGEEIDMVLFLNGIPFATMELKNHWTGQNAKFHGQNQYKNERDVTQPLLNFGRCMVHFAVDTDEAYMTTKLDGKNTFFLPFNLGDDYGKGNPPNPLGHKTAYLWNEVLTRQSVANIMQHFVRFDGKDTDPLAKKRLYFPRYHQMDVVRKLIADASRFGVGKSYLIQHSAGSGKSNSITWAAYQLIETYPENDQVPGSKGVENPLFDSVIVVTDRRLLDKQLRENIKEFSEVKNIVAPAYSSKELKESLESGKRIIITTIQKFPFIVDGIADLSEKRFAVIIDEAHGSQSGSAADNMNRALGTSANEEEDPDPQDKILEVMRSRKMRGNASYFAFTATPKNSTLEKFGVPREGGGFRPFHLYSMKQAIEEGFILDVLANYTTYRSYYEIEKSIEDNPLFDTAKAQKKLKGFVEQHRQTIGTKAEIMLDHFISKVVNTKKLKGKAKAMVVTQSIESAVRYYFALKQLLKDKGDPFSIAIAFSGKKEVDGIEHTEDTINNFPTALDTTKPTDSGYISDKIARYFNMDDYRMLVVANKYLTGFDQPKLSAMYVDKKLQGVLAVQALSRLNRSADQLGKKTEDLFVLDFFNSTDEIKVAFDPFYTSTTLNSATDVNVLHDIKSTLDDTGVYEWTEVEEFVQKYFAGVDAQQLSVIIDVAAKRFNSDLELDDNGKAEIKIQAKQFVKIYGQMASILPYEIVNWEKLFWFLKFLIPKLIIKTNEDAVYDELLGSVDLSTYGLERVRLNASIGLDASETELEPQNPNPRGAHGSDTTEDALDLIVNSFNERWFQGWEATPEEQRVKFVSLAKSMQVHPDYEDKYLNNPDIQNRELAFKRIFEEVMGKQRRNELDLYRAISKDDATKMAFIDSLKRVLGAV; encoded by the coding sequence ATGCCCAGCCAAACCAACGAAGCCGCCCTCGAATCTGCCATTGAAAAAAAGTTAACAGGAACAACCCTGGAAGAATATCTGAAACCCATTTCATCACTTCCAACACTCCAAGAACGAAGGCCGCTATACAGAAGCGGTCAGGGGTATTATTTGGGATTGCCAGGTGATTTCAATGCACGTTATGCGGTAGACGAGGTGAGGCTGTGGGATTTTTTGGAAACAACTCAAAAAGACGAGCTGACCAAGTTGCAAAAGCAAAGTGACTGGAAACTGAAAATACTGGAACGGCTTGACCGGATGCTGAAAAAGAAAGGAATCATCAGTATTCTGCGTAAAGGTTTGGATGTGGAAGATGCGCACTTTACATTTCTGTATGTGCTGCCATTGGCCAGTAGTAGTGAGGCGATCAAACAGAAGTTCGAGAGCAATCAGTTTAGTGTAACGCGGCAGGTACGTTATTCCCTCACCAAACCCGGCGAGGAAATTGATATGGTGCTGTTTTTGAACGGTATACCATTCGCGACCATGGAGCTTAAAAACCACTGGACAGGACAAAACGCGAAGTTTCACGGGCAAAATCAATATAAAAATGAGCGGGACGTTACACAACCGCTACTGAACTTTGGCCGATGTATGGTGCATTTTGCCGTGGATACCGACGAGGCGTACATGACGACAAAGCTGGACGGCAAAAACACTTTCTTTTTGCCATTCAACCTGGGAGATGATTACGGCAAAGGCAATCCACCCAATCCTCTCGGACACAAAACCGCTTACCTTTGGAATGAAGTGCTTACACGGCAAAGTGTGGCTAACATCATGCAACACTTTGTCCGGTTCGATGGCAAGGACACCGATCCGTTAGCCAAAAAGCGTTTGTATTTTCCACGTTATCATCAAATGGATGTGGTGCGCAAACTGATTGCCGATGCCAGTCGGTTTGGTGTTGGAAAAAGTTACTTGATACAACATTCTGCTGGTTCCGGAAAGTCCAATTCTATTACCTGGGCTGCTTATCAGCTCATTGAAACCTACCCTGAAAACGATCAGGTTCCGGGCAGCAAAGGAGTCGAAAACCCATTATTCGATTCGGTAATCGTGGTTACAGATAGGCGTTTGCTTGATAAACAGCTACGTGAAAATATCAAAGAATTTTCGGAGGTGAAAAATATTGTCGCACCTGCGTATTCTTCCAAAGAGTTGAAAGAAAGCCTGGAAAGTGGGAAGCGGATCATTATCACTACGATTCAGAAATTTCCTTTCATCGTTGATGGCATTGCCGATCTGAGCGAAAAACGGTTTGCTGTAATCATCGACGAAGCCCACGGAAGCCAAAGCGGCAGCGCGGCCGACAACATGAACCGGGCATTGGGTACTTCGGCAAACGAAGAGGAAGACCCGGATCCTCAGGACAAAATTCTGGAAGTAATGCGGTCGCGGAAAATGCGTGGCAATGCTTCATACTTTGCTTTCACAGCTACGCCAAAAAACAGTACACTCGAAAAATTTGGCGTGCCAAGGGAAGGCGGCGGTTTCCGTCCGTTTCATTTGTATTCAATGAAGCAGGCCATTGAGGAAGGTTTCATTCTGGATGTGCTGGCCAATTACACCACGTATCGCAGTTATTACGAAATTGAAAAATCAATAGAAGATAATCCACTTTTTGATACAGCAAAAGCGCAGAAGAAACTGAAAGGTTTCGTAGAACAGCACCGGCAGACGATTGGTACAAAAGCGGAGATCATGCTGGATCATTTTATTTCGAAGGTAGTTAATACCAAAAAATTAAAAGGTAAAGCCAAAGCGATGGTGGTGACCCAAAGTATAGAGTCGGCTGTGCGGTATTATTTTGCCTTAAAACAATTGTTGAAGGACAAAGGAGACCCTTTCAGTATCGCCATTGCGTTTTCCGGAAAAAAGGAAGTGGATGGCATCGAACACACGGAGGATACGATCAATAATTTTCCAACAGCACTTGATACCACCAAACCGACAGACTCGGGTTATATCAGCGACAAAATTGCCAGGTATTTTAACATGGATGACTATCGTATGCTGGTGGTGGCCAACAAGTATCTGACAGGTTTTGATCAGCCCAAACTTTCGGCCATGTACGTTGATAAAAAGCTACAAGGCGTATTAGCAGTGCAGGCATTAAGCAGGCTAAACCGGTCTGCGGATCAGTTGGGAAAGAAAACGGAAGATCTATTTGTACTGGATTTCTTCAATTCAACGGACGAGATTAAGGTCGCTTTCGATCCATTTTACACATCCACCACACTGAACTCCGCAACTGATGTAAATGTACTGCATGATATCAAAAGTACATTGGATGATACGGGCGTATACGAATGGACTGAGGTTGAGGAGTTTGTTCAGAAGTATTTCGCTGGCGTTGACGCGCAGCAACTCAGTGTAATTATTGATGTAGCTGCCAAAAGGTTCAACTCAGACCTGGAATTGGATGACAATGGTAAAGCCGAAATCAAGATTCAAGCCAAACAGTTCGTGAAGATTTACGGTCAAATGGCGTCCATACTTCCGTACGAAATTGTGAACTGGGAGAAGCTGTTCTGGTTTCTCAAATTCCTGATTCCCAAACTTATCATTAAGACTAACGAAGATGCCGTCTACGATGAACTTTTGGGTTCCGTTGATCTTTCTACATACGGACTCGAGCGTGTTAGACTAAACGCATCAATTGGTTTAGATGCATCAGAAACAGAATTAGAGCCGCAGAATCCGAATCCGCGCGGCGCTCATGGATCGGATACAACCGAAGACGCACTTGATTTGATTGTCAACAGTTTTAACGAACGCTGGTTTCAAGGCTGGGAAGCTACACCTGAGGAACAACGTGTGAAGTTTGTGAGTCTGGCAAAATCGATGCAGGTGCATCCCGATTATGAAGACAAATATCTCAACAACCCCGATATACAAAACCGTGAGCTTGCGTTCAAGCGGATTTTCGAAGAAGTGATGGGTAAGCAACGGCGGAACGAGCTGGATCTTTACCGCGCAATTTCCAAAGACGATGCGACGAAGATGGCTTTTATTGATTCGCTAAAGCGGGTTTTGGGGGCAGTTTGA